A stretch of Rhododendron vialii isolate Sample 1 chromosome 4a, ASM3025357v1 DNA encodes these proteins:
- the LOC131323202 gene encoding NADH dehydrogenase [ubiquinone] 1 alpha subcomplex subunit 1 translates to MSLVWLEAALPLGIIAGMLCVMGNAQYYIHKAAHGRPKHIGNDVWDVAMERRDKKLAEKLASSPN, encoded by the exons atgtcgtTGGTGTGGTTGGAAGCAGCACTTCCTCTCGGGATCATAGCGGGCATGCTTTGCGTCATGGGAAATGCTCAGTACTACATCCACAAAGCCGCCCACGGCCGG CCGAAGCACATTGGTAACGATGTGTGGGATGTGGCCATGGAGAGGCGTGACAAGAAGCTCGCGGAGAAACTGGCTTCTTCCCCAAATTAG